The Paraburkholderia acidisoli genome contains a region encoding:
- the waaC gene encoding lipopolysaccharide heptosyltransferase I translates to MERILIVKVTSMGDIVHGQPVVADLHRAFPGVQVDWAADAAFSDILSWNPDIGRVLCAPLRRFKRARSLDDLKAIAASIGELRAVKYDAILDLHGVYKSAIIAFLARGRVTYGYRRESLGEAGAAFAYNRRYPPREDLLAWEGLRKTVGDTFGYAIDSAPDFGLVVPKPAAPLAGAVHAPYAMLFHATSSDEKKWPAAHWHRVGAHLRERGLTALLPWGSEAERREGEAIAAGIPGAVVLPKLSVTEVAQHIDAAALVVGTDTGFVHLASAVGRPTVMIFTATSVRHFGINVPGRSMSLGDAGRPAEVDEVCAAISSVLPASGAATPLSSSAG, encoded by the coding sequence ATGGAACGCATTCTCATAGTCAAAGTCACGTCGATGGGCGACATCGTCCATGGCCAGCCCGTCGTGGCGGATTTGCATCGTGCCTTTCCCGGCGTGCAGGTCGACTGGGCCGCCGACGCGGCCTTCTCCGACATCCTCAGCTGGAACCCCGATATCGGCCGCGTGCTGTGCGCGCCGCTGCGCCGCTTCAAGCGCGCGCGCAGCCTCGACGATCTGAAAGCGATCGCGGCCTCGATCGGCGAACTGCGCGCCGTGAAATACGACGCCATTCTCGATCTGCACGGCGTGTACAAGAGCGCGATCATCGCGTTTCTGGCGCGCGGGCGCGTGACCTACGGCTATCGGCGCGAGAGTCTCGGCGAGGCGGGCGCGGCGTTCGCCTATAACCGGCGCTATCCGCCGCGCGAGGACCTGCTCGCGTGGGAAGGGCTGCGCAAGACCGTGGGCGACACCTTCGGCTATGCGATCGACAGCGCGCCCGACTTCGGCCTCGTCGTGCCGAAGCCCGCCGCGCCGCTCGCGGGCGCCGTGCACGCGCCTTACGCGATGCTGTTCCACGCAACCTCCAGCGACGAAAAGAAATGGCCCGCGGCGCACTGGCACCGCGTGGGCGCGCACCTGCGCGAGCGCGGCCTGACCGCGTTGCTGCCGTGGGGCTCGGAAGCGGAGCGCCGCGAAGGCGAGGCGATCGCGGCGGGCATTCCCGGCGCGGTCGTCCTGCCGAAGCTTTCGGTGACGGAAGTCGCGCAGCACATCGACGCGGCGGCGCTCGTGGTCGGCACGGACACGGGTTTCGTCCACCTCGCGAGCGCCGTGGGCCGTCCCACGGTGATGATTTTCACGGCCACCTCGGTGCGCCACTTCGGCATCAACGTACCGGGCCGCTCGATGTCGCTCGGCGACGCGGGCCGTCCGGCCGAAGTCGACGAAGTCTGCGCGGCCATCTCTTCGGTGCTGCCCGCGTCCGGCGCGGCCACGCCGCTCAGCTCCAGCGCGGGCTGA
- a CDS encoding glycosyltransferase family 2 protein, whose amino-acid sequence MTHTTLGVAIITKNAAARLAQCLDSVAFADTVVVLDSGSTDATLDIARAHGARVLETPDWPGFGPQKNRALDALDALGMDWVLSIDADEVVSPELAASIRAALAAPAADVYAVDRLSSFCGAWIHHSGWYPDWIPRLFKRGTARFSDDLVHERLVFEANAQRITGKLLHYSYEDFDAVLRKLDAYSSAGARQRAASGKRGSFGKAVARGAWAFVRTYVLRAGFLDGRAGFQIAVFNAETVYYRFLKLARLTEAGSRAPDGHG is encoded by the coding sequence ATGACACACACCACGCTCGGCGTCGCCATCATCACGAAGAACGCGGCGGCACGGCTCGCGCAATGCCTCGACTCGGTCGCGTTCGCCGACACCGTCGTGGTGCTCGACAGCGGCAGCACCGACGCCACGCTCGACATCGCTCGCGCACACGGCGCTCGTGTGCTTGAAACGCCCGACTGGCCCGGCTTCGGCCCGCAGAAAAACCGCGCGCTCGATGCGCTCGACGCGCTCGGCATGGACTGGGTCCTGTCGATCGACGCCGACGAAGTCGTATCGCCGGAACTGGCCGCCTCGATTCGCGCCGCACTTGCCGCGCCCGCCGCCGACGTCTACGCCGTGGACCGCCTGTCGAGCTTCTGCGGCGCGTGGATTCACCACAGCGGCTGGTATCCCGACTGGATTCCGCGCCTTTTCAAGCGCGGCACGGCACGTTTCTCCGACGATCTCGTGCACGAGCGGCTCGTGTTCGAGGCGAACGCGCAACGCATTACGGGCAAACTGCTGCACTACTCGTACGAGGACTTCGACGCGGTGTTGCGCAAGCTGGACGCCTACTCGAGCGCGGGCGCGCGCCAGCGCGCGGCAAGCGGCAAGCGCGGCAGCTTCGGCAAGGCCGTGGCGCGCGGGGCGTGGGCGTTCGTGCGCACCTATGTGCTGCGGGCGGGGTTTCTCGACGGCCGCGCCGGGTTTCAGATTGCGGTGTTCAACGCGGAGACCGTGTATTACCGCTTTCTGAAACTCGCGCGGCTCACCGAAGCGGGAAGCCGCGCGCCTGACGGGCACGGCTAA
- the msbA gene encoding lipid A export permease/ATP-binding protein MsbA yields MSEKPLQSTLSKPIGGTTASSPMSVGRRLWPYLKPLLGVSIGAILTLALVAATEAGIPALLKPLLDHGFGTKGSPSAKWIVPVAVIGLALVRGLAQYASGYLLQYVSNRILLELRLKMFERMIHASVGFFQRETASTVINAIVFEVNQILNVLMGVLVTAVRDSLTVIFLLGYLFILNWRLTLIVAVLLPAIGWLVSKINRRLRRLNREHQILTNDLSYIVEETVGGYKVVKVHNGEQYEIDRFTSLSKRLRGYQMRMTISGGLAQPLTQFLASIALAIVITIAVVQASHDQTTVGGFVAFVTSMLLVISPLKHLIDVNQPLQRGVTAAELIFGLIDEPAEPEGGGQPLERARGEIEFRNVSFGYGDASRKILDSVTLRVAPGEMVALAGPSGSGKTTLVNLLPRFFDPTGGQLLVDGVPLADYGIHALRSQIAMVSQDVVLFNDTVANNVAYGQTADRERVQKALEAANLWDTIAALPEGIDTLVGDNGMKLSGGQRQRLAIARAIYKDAPILILDEATSALDSESERHVQAALETLMKGRTTLVIAHRLSTIERADRILVMEAGRIVERGTHRELLAQEGLYAHLHRIQYQQGAA; encoded by the coding sequence TTGAGCGAGAAGCCCCTCCAGTCCACACTCAGCAAGCCCATCGGCGGCACTACGGCGTCGAGCCCGATGTCGGTCGGCCGGCGGCTGTGGCCCTATCTGAAGCCGCTCCTCGGCGTGTCGATCGGCGCCATTCTCACGCTGGCGCTGGTGGCCGCGACCGAAGCCGGCATTCCGGCGTTGCTCAAGCCGCTGCTCGATCACGGCTTCGGCACCAAGGGCAGCCCGAGCGCGAAATGGATCGTGCCCGTGGCCGTGATCGGCCTCGCGCTCGTGCGCGGCCTCGCGCAATACGCGTCCGGCTATTTGCTGCAGTACGTGTCCAATCGCATCCTGCTCGAACTGCGTCTGAAGATGTTCGAGCGCATGATCCACGCGAGCGTCGGTTTCTTCCAGCGCGAGACGGCGAGCACCGTCATCAACGCCATCGTGTTCGAGGTCAACCAGATCCTCAACGTGCTGATGGGCGTGCTCGTCACCGCCGTGCGCGACTCGCTCACGGTGATCTTCCTGCTCGGCTATCTGTTCATCCTGAACTGGCGGCTCACGCTGATCGTCGCCGTGCTGCTGCCCGCCATCGGCTGGCTCGTCAGCAAGATCAACCGGCGGCTGCGCCGCCTGAATCGCGAGCATCAGATCCTCACCAACGATCTCTCGTACATCGTCGAAGAAACGGTGGGCGGCTACAAGGTCGTCAAGGTTCACAACGGCGAGCAATACGAGATCGATCGCTTCACTTCGCTCAGCAAGCGCCTGCGCGGCTACCAGATGCGCATGACGATCTCGGGCGGTCTCGCGCAGCCGCTCACGCAGTTCCTGGCCTCGATCGCGCTCGCCATCGTCATTACCATCGCCGTGGTGCAGGCGTCGCACGATCAGACCACGGTGGGCGGCTTCGTCGCCTTCGTCACGTCGATGCTGCTCGTGATCTCGCCGCTCAAGCATCTGATCGACGTGAACCAGCCGCTCCAGCGCGGCGTGACGGCGGCCGAACTGATCTTCGGTTTGATCGACGAACCGGCCGAGCCCGAAGGCGGCGGCCAGCCGCTCGAGCGCGCGCGCGGCGAGATCGAGTTTCGCAACGTGTCGTTCGGTTACGGCGACGCCTCGCGCAAGATTCTCGACAGCGTGACGCTGCGCGTGGCGCCGGGCGAAATGGTGGCGCTCGCGGGTCCTTCGGGCAGCGGCAAGACCACGCTCGTGAACCTTCTGCCGCGCTTTTTCGACCCCACGGGCGGCCAGCTTCTGGTGGACGGCGTGCCGCTCGCCGACTACGGCATTCACGCGCTGCGCAGCCAGATCGCCATGGTGAGCCAGGACGTCGTGCTGTTCAACGACACCGTGGCGAACAACGTCGCGTATGGCCAGACGGCCGACCGCGAGCGCGTGCAGAAGGCGCTCGAGGCGGCCAACCTGTGGGACACGATCGCGGCGCTGCCCGAAGGCATCGACACGCTGGTGGGCGACAACGGCATGAAGCTCTCGGGCGGTCAGCGTCAGCGTCTCGCCATCGCGCGCGCCATCTACAAGGACGCGCCTATCCTGATTCTCGACGAAGCCACCTCGGCGCTGGATTCGGAGTCGGAGCGCCACGTGCAGGCCGCGCTCGAAACGCTCATGAAGGGCCGCACGACGCTCGTGATCGCGCACCGTCTTTCGACCATCGAGCGAGCCGACCGCATTCTGGTGATGGAAGCGGGGCGCATCGTCGAGCGCGGCACGCACCGCGAACTGCTCGCGCAGGAAGGCTTGTACGCGCACCTGCATCGCATCCAGTATCAGCAAGGCGCGGCGTAA
- a CDS encoding glycosyltransferase family 4 protein produces the protein MANRVIHLFNGFLNPHGGSESEALALAEQLRAHGEVKLWATSSRSPAALRETHGIERITLGQAARGRLGNAADSPSIPDGGTYVFVGAHWRNRLWPLVVPAPQRLIYVFNTFHPKILPLTSQHPPLLRWPKTEYVFISEFQKTLLDTPGVIHPSPIDIARFTPAAQPHRRSRPVIGRLSRDTLAKHDPEDLALYREWMAAGADVKLQGASCLADQIEANPHLELLPEGARAAVDFLRSLDVFYYRTGSHVETFGRVVFEAMACGLPVVCHRRGGYANSIRHGENGFLFDTTQEAREIMQRLLAQPLLRAKIGAQARRTVESLYSRSALERRAQFYHGHAMA, from the coding sequence ATGGCGAATCGGGTCATTCATCTCTTCAACGGATTCCTGAATCCGCACGGCGGCAGCGAGTCCGAAGCGCTCGCGCTCGCGGAGCAGTTGCGCGCGCATGGCGAAGTGAAGCTCTGGGCGACCTCGTCGCGCAGCCCGGCCGCGTTGCGCGAAACGCACGGCATCGAGCGCATCACGCTCGGGCAAGCGGCGCGCGGCCGGCTCGGCAACGCCGCCGATTCCCCGTCGATCCCCGATGGCGGGACCTATGTGTTCGTGGGCGCGCACTGGCGCAACCGGCTCTGGCCGCTCGTCGTGCCGGCGCCGCAACGGCTCATCTACGTGTTCAACACGTTTCATCCGAAGATTCTGCCGTTGACGTCGCAACATCCGCCGTTGCTGCGTTGGCCGAAAACGGAGTACGTGTTCATCTCCGAGTTCCAGAAAACGCTGCTCGACACGCCAGGCGTGATCCATCCTTCGCCCATCGACATCGCGCGCTTCACGCCCGCCGCGCAGCCGCACCGGCGCAGCCGTCCCGTGATCGGCCGTCTGAGCCGCGACACGCTCGCCAAGCACGACCCCGAAGATCTCGCGCTCTACCGCGAGTGGATGGCCGCGGGCGCGGACGTGAAACTGCAGGGCGCCTCGTGTCTCGCGGATCAGATCGAGGCGAATCCGCACCTCGAACTGTTGCCCGAGGGAGCAAGGGCTGCAGTCGATTTCCTGCGCTCACTGGATGTGTTTTACTACCGCACGGGTAGTCACGTCGAAACCTTCGGGCGCGTGGTGTTCGAGGCGATGGCGTGCGGTCTGCCGGTGGTGTGCCACCGGCGCGGCGGCTACGCGAACAGCATTCGTCACGGCGAAAACGGTTTCCTCTTCGACACGACTCAGGAAGCGCGCGAGATCATGCAGCGGTTGCTCGCGCAACCGCTGCTGCGCGCGAAGATCGGCGCCCAGGCGCGGCGCACGGTCGAGTCGCTTTATTCGCGCAGCGCGCTCGAGCGCCGCGCCCAGTTTTACCACGGCCACGCAATGGCTTGA
- a CDS encoding glycosyltransferase family 4 protein → MKILLTNFHYGRGGGHDTYVGVIARGLAVRHQVYVAAPATSRLYAHVSAMPGVHALPFEFPAKLKDVRRMVPAWRALRALLERERFDVVHVNGSPDHRLLMFAMMGMKGTRPRVVWTKHNSIAIKTDFLTRVRATRATDAVIAVSDSTATFVRDSVYGGKPVTVVKNGVDIDAFQPASAAETLAARAMLLGEAGAGQLVLGTVTGFDWYKGTMDMIAAVAALPREARDACTIVVVGTEPSEEQWREIDALGMREQVRVEGFVEDVKSYVRAFDVGFVVSYAIETVSFACREMMAMGKPVIVARYAGLPENIEDGVDGWIVPPHDPPALSGTLARILAQRGQLGAMSVRARAKAEREFSQQDFIDQTEQVYLQQLPTSSKSPPA, encoded by the coding sequence TTGAAAATCCTGCTGACCAATTTCCACTACGGCCGCGGCGGCGGTCACGACACCTATGTGGGCGTCATCGCTCGCGGCCTCGCGGTGCGCCATCAGGTCTATGTCGCGGCGCCCGCCACGAGCCGGCTTTACGCCCACGTGAGCGCGATGCCGGGCGTCCACGCGTTGCCGTTCGAATTTCCCGCCAAGCTCAAGGACGTGCGCCGCATGGTGCCCGCGTGGCGCGCACTGCGCGCGCTGCTCGAACGCGAACGCTTCGACGTCGTGCACGTGAACGGCTCGCCCGACCATCGCCTGCTGATGTTCGCGATGATGGGCATGAAAGGCACGCGCCCGCGCGTGGTCTGGACCAAGCACAACTCGATCGCGATCAAGACCGACTTTCTCACGCGCGTGCGCGCCACGCGCGCGACCGACGCCGTGATCGCCGTCTCGGATTCGACGGCCACGTTCGTGCGCGATTCCGTGTACGGCGGCAAACCCGTCACCGTGGTCAAGAACGGCGTCGACATCGACGCATTCCAGCCCGCCAGCGCGGCGGAAACGCTGGCGGCACGCGCCATGCTGCTCGGCGAAGCAGGCGCCGGCCAGCTCGTGCTCGGCACGGTCACCGGCTTCGACTGGTACAAGGGCACGATGGACATGATCGCCGCCGTGGCCGCGCTGCCGCGCGAGGCGCGCGACGCGTGCACGATCGTCGTGGTGGGCACCGAGCCCAGCGAGGAGCAGTGGCGCGAGATCGACGCGCTCGGCATGCGGGAGCAGGTGCGCGTGGAAGGTTTCGTTGAGGACGTGAAGTCTTACGTGCGCGCCTTCGACGTGGGTTTCGTGGTGTCGTACGCGATCGAAACGGTGTCGTTCGCGTGCCGCGAAATGATGGCGATGGGCAAGCCCGTGATCGTCGCGCGCTATGCCGGTCTGCCCGAGAACATCGAGGACGGCGTGGATGGCTGGATCGTCCCGCCGCACGACCCGCCCGCGCTCAGCGGCACGCTCGCGCGCATTCTCGCGCAGCGCGGCCAGCTCGGCGCGATGAGCGTGCGGGCGCGCGCGAAGGCCGAGCGCGAGTTCTCGCAGCAGGATTTCATCGATCAGACGGAACAGGTGTATCTCCAGCAGCTACCGACCTCATCCAAGTCGCCGCCGGCTTAA
- the dnaE gene encoding DNA polymerase III subunit alpha — protein MSSMSDPRFVHLRVHSEFSIADGIVRLDDLVKAAAKDGQGALALTDLGNAFGLVRFYQEARGKGVKPIAGCDVWIMNPDDRDKPSRLLLLVKDKRGYLNLCELLSKAWLTNQYRGRAEVDVAWLEAGLGEGLLALSGAQQGDVGLALAAGNVESAKRHAQRWATLFPNGYYIELQRCGQPGAEQYIEQAVALASQLKLPVVATHPMQFMTDEEYTAHEARVCISEGDILANPRRQKRFTTDQRFRTQQEMAALFADLPSAVANTIEIAKRCNLTLELGKPKLPLFPTPDGMSLDDYLVQLSKEGLEQRLEQLFPQQAERDAQRETYYARLDFECGTIIKMGFPGYFLIVADFINWAKNNGVPVGPGRGSGAGSLVAYALGITDLDPLRYNLLFERFLNPERVSMPDFDIDFCQHGRDRVIQYVKEKYGADAVSQIATFGTMAAKAAVRDIGRVLDLGYNFTDGVAKLIPFKPGKHVTIADAMKEEPLLQERYDNEDEVHQLLDLAQLVEGLTRNVGMHAGGVLIAPGKLTDFCPLYTQGDESGVVSQYDKDDVEAVGLVKFDFLGLTTLTILDWAERYIRRLDPSKENWSLAQVPLDDPASFSILKKANTVAVFQLESRGMQGMLKDAQPDRFEDIIALVALYRPGPMDLIPSFCARKHGREVVEYPDPRVEPVLKETYGIMVYQEQVMQMAQIIGGYSLGGADLLRRAMGKKKPEEMVKHREIFAEGAARNGLTREKADETFDLMEKFAGYGFNKSHAAAYALLAYHTAWLKAHHPAEFMAANMSLAMDDTDKVKILFEDCLTNGMKVLPPDVNASAYRFEPVADANVAEGRRSRTIRYGLGAIKGSGQNAIEEILRAREEGGPFKDLFDFCERIDRRLVNRRTIEAMIRAGALDSIHANRAQLLASVSMAMEAAEQASANAMQAGLFDMGDAPLAAHELVDEPAWDDKRRLQEEKGALGFYLSGHLFDAYKDEVRRFVRQKIGELKEGRDKLVAGVIASLRTQMTQRGKMLIALLDDGTGQCEVTVFNEQYEAHKALFKEDELLVVQGGARNDAFTGGIRFTVDTVMDLERARSRYAQAVKVQMNGNANALALRSVLEAYRAKPDDSLPAPVAETRGRGGRDGGGFGGGRGREREQVVIPNGLAVQIVYRNDRAEGEVRLGDAWRVKPTDDLLAALRGEFAGSSIEIVY, from the coding sequence GTGCGTCTCGACGACCTCGTCAAGGCGGCGGCCAAAGACGGTCAGGGCGCGCTCGCGCTCACCGACCTCGGCAACGCTTTCGGCCTCGTCCGTTTCTACCAGGAAGCCCGCGGCAAAGGGGTCAAACCCATTGCCGGCTGCGACGTCTGGATCATGAATCCCGACGACCGCGACAAGCCTTCGCGCCTGTTGCTGCTCGTGAAGGACAAGCGCGGCTACCTGAACCTGTGCGAACTGCTCTCGAAGGCGTGGCTCACGAACCAGTATCGCGGCCGCGCCGAAGTCGACGTCGCGTGGCTCGAAGCGGGTCTCGGCGAAGGGCTGCTCGCGCTCTCGGGCGCGCAGCAGGGCGACGTGGGTCTCGCGCTCGCGGCGGGCAACGTGGAAAGCGCGAAGCGTCATGCGCAACGCTGGGCCACGCTGTTCCCGAACGGCTATTACATCGAACTGCAACGCTGCGGCCAGCCGGGCGCGGAGCAGTATATCGAGCAGGCGGTGGCGCTCGCGTCGCAGCTGAAGCTGCCCGTGGTCGCCACGCATCCCATGCAGTTCATGACCGACGAGGAATACACCGCGCACGAAGCGCGCGTGTGCATCTCGGAGGGCGACATTCTCGCGAATCCGCGCCGCCAGAAGCGCTTCACGACCGACCAGCGTTTTCGCACCCAGCAAGAAATGGCCGCGCTGTTCGCGGACCTGCCCTCGGCGGTCGCGAACACCATCGAAATCGCCAAGCGCTGCAACCTCACGCTCGAACTCGGCAAGCCCAAGCTGCCGCTCTTTCCTACGCCCGACGGCATGTCGCTCGACGACTACCTCGTGCAACTCTCGAAGGAAGGGCTCGAGCAGCGCCTCGAACAGCTGTTCCCGCAGCAAGCCGAACGCGACGCACAGCGCGAGACGTACTACGCGCGGCTCGACTTCGAGTGCGGCACCATCATCAAGATGGGCTTCCCGGGCTACTTCCTGATCGTCGCGGACTTCATCAACTGGGCGAAGAACAACGGCGTGCCGGTCGGGCCGGGCCGGGGCTCGGGCGCGGGCTCGCTGGTCGCCTACGCGCTCGGCATTACCGACCTCGACCCGCTGCGCTACAACCTGCTGTTCGAACGCTTCCTGAATCCGGAACGCGTGTCGATGCCCGACTTCGACATCGACTTCTGCCAGCACGGCCGCGACCGCGTCATTCAGTACGTGAAGGAGAAGTACGGCGCGGACGCCGTCTCGCAGATCGCCACCTTCGGCACCATGGCGGCGAAGGCGGCGGTGCGCGACATCGGCCGCGTGCTCGACCTCGGCTACAACTTCACCGACGGCGTGGCCAAGCTCATTCCGTTCAAGCCGGGCAAGCACGTCACCATCGCCGACGCGATGAAGGAAGAGCCGCTCCTGCAGGAGCGCTACGACAACGAAGACGAAGTGCATCAGCTGCTCGATCTCGCGCAGCTCGTGGAAGGTCTCACGCGTAACGTGGGCATGCACGCGGGCGGTGTGCTGATCGCGCCGGGCAAGCTCACGGACTTCTGCCCGCTCTACACGCAGGGCGACGAAAGCGGCGTGGTGAGCCAGTACGACAAGGACGACGTGGAAGCCGTCGGCCTCGTGAAGTTCGACTTTCTGGGCCTGACCACGCTCACGATTCTCGACTGGGCCGAGCGCTACATTCGCCGTCTCGACCCGTCGAAGGAAAACTGGTCGCTCGCGCAGGTGCCGCTCGACGACCCGGCGTCGTTCTCGATCCTCAAGAAAGCGAATACGGTCGCCGTGTTCCAGCTGGAAAGCCGCGGCATGCAAGGCATGCTGAAAGACGCGCAGCCCGACCGCTTCGAGGACATCATCGCGCTCGTGGCCTTGTACCGTCCGGGCCCGATGGACCTGATCCCGAGCTTCTGCGCGCGCAAGCACGGCCGCGAAGTGGTGGAGTACCCCGACCCGCGCGTCGAACCGGTTCTGAAAGAGACCTACGGCATCATGGTCTATCAGGAACAGGTGATGCAGATGGCGCAGATCATCGGCGGCTACTCGCTCGGCGGCGCCGATTTGCTGCGTCGCGCGATGGGCAAGAAGAAGCCCGAGGAAATGGTCAAGCACCGCGAAATCTTCGCGGAAGGCGCGGCCAGGAACGGCCTCACGCGCGAGAAAGCCGACGAAACCTTCGACTTGATGGAAAAGTTCGCGGGCTACGGCTTCAACAAGTCGCACGCGGCCGCCTACGCCTTGCTCGCCTATCACACGGCGTGGCTGAAGGCGCACCATCCGGCGGAATTCATGGCGGCCAATATGTCGCTCGCCATGGACGACACCGACAAGGTGAAGATCCTGTTCGAAGATTGCCTCACGAACGGCATGAAGGTGTTGCCGCCCGACGTGAACGCCTCGGCGTATCGCTTCGAGCCGGTCGCCGACGCCAACGTGGCCGAAGGCAGGCGCTCGCGCACGATCCGCTACGGTCTGGGCGCGATCAAGGGCAGCGGCCAGAACGCCATCGAAGAAATCTTGCGCGCGCGCGAAGAAGGCGGTCCGTTCAAGGACCTGTTCGACTTCTGCGAGCGCATCGACCGCCGTCTCGTGAATCGCCGCACGATCGAGGCCATGATCCGCGCGGGCGCGCTCGACTCGATCCACGCGAATCGCGCGCAATTGCTCGCCTCCGTTTCCATGGCGATGGAGGCCGCCGAGCAGGCGAGCGCCAACGCCATGCAGGCGGGTCTCTTCGACATGGGCGACGCGCCGCTGGCGGCGCACGAACTCGTCGACGAACCCGCGTGGGACGACAAGCGCCGGCTCCAGGAAGAAAAGGGCGCGCTCGGTTTCTATCTTTCGGGCCACCTGTTCGACGCGTACAAGGACGAGGTGCGCCGCTTCGTGCGCCAGAAGATCGGCGAACTCAAGGAGGGCCGCGACAAGCTGGTCGCGGGCGTGATCGCCTCGTTGCGCACGCAGATGACCCAGCGCGGCAAGATGCTGATCGCGCTGCTCGACGACGGCACCGGTCAGTGCGAAGTGACGGTGTTCAACGAGCAGTACGAGGCGCACAAGGCGCTCTTCAAGGAAGACGAGCTGCTGGTGGTGCAGGGCGGCGCGCGTAACGACGCGTTCACGGGCGGCATCCGCTTCACGGTGGACACGGTGATGGATCTCGAGCGCGCGCGCAGCCGCTACGCGCAGGCCGTGAAGGTGCAGATGAACGGCAACGCCAACGCGCTCGCGCTGCGCAGCGTGCTCGAAGCGTACCGCGCCAAACCCGACGACTCGCTGCCGGCGCCGGTGGCCGAAACGCGTGGGCGCGGCGGCCGCGATGGCGGCGGTTTCGGCGGCGGCCGTGGCCGCGAGCGCGAACAGGTCGTGATTCCGAATGGCCTCGCCGTGCAGATCGTTTATCGCAACGACCGCGCGGAAGGCGAGGTGCGCCTCGGCGACGCCTGGCGCGTCAAGCCCACCGACGACCTGCTCGCGGCCCTGCGCGGCGAGTTCGCCGGCAGCTCGATCGAAATCGTTTATTGA
- a CDS encoding O-antigen ligase family protein produces the protein MQMTLSDRSRPARVESWPLLCARFSAVLTLAAVPVSTAGVNLASALVLLFAICSPEAWRALRKIGKSPTSVAAIVLFVALALSLLYTTASMNEAVNFLMKYRKLLLFPIMLLVFQGDGSSKWGGAAIWALFAPLTLAMVLTYTNFFGWTAVGPMHGTQGPVSKPWVFKDHISGGLMMAYLVYLSVALGRTMHRPAWRGLLYLNALLALVNVLFVLQGRTGQVVALLYIALFIVWQLAHLRSARAGGIRVAATLACIVACVGLAYYAFTAKDSRLADTGQEITTFETKNEDTSAGVRLEFYRRSVDLFVHRPVAGYGVGSVLPEFERLTKNQTGARAVMVGNPHNEFLLMAVQLGVIGVALFVWLLVALYRECKRVEPLARTLIFGYLLAFVAGCFANSLLLNFTEGSLFVLLSGILLYSRRSDDSRL, from the coding sequence ATGCAAATGACGCTCTCCGATCGAAGCCGGCCGGCGCGGGTGGAATCGTGGCCCCTGCTGTGCGCCCGGTTTTCGGCGGTACTCACGCTCGCGGCCGTGCCCGTGTCCACGGCCGGCGTGAATCTCGCGAGTGCGCTCGTGCTCCTGTTCGCCATCTGTTCGCCCGAGGCATGGCGCGCGTTGCGCAAGATCGGCAAGTCACCCACCAGCGTCGCGGCCATCGTGCTGTTCGTCGCGCTCGCACTGAGCCTCCTCTACACCACGGCGAGCATGAACGAGGCGGTCAACTTCCTCATGAAGTACCGCAAGCTGCTGCTGTTCCCCATCATGCTGCTCGTGTTCCAGGGCGATGGCAGTTCGAAATGGGGCGGCGCGGCGATCTGGGCGCTGTTCGCCCCGCTCACCCTGGCCATGGTGCTGACCTACACGAACTTCTTCGGCTGGACCGCCGTCGGGCCGATGCACGGCACGCAAGGTCCGGTCAGCAAGCCATGGGTGTTCAAGGATCACATCTCGGGCGGCCTGATGATGGCCTACCTCGTGTATCTCTCGGTGGCGCTCGGCCGCACGATGCACAGGCCCGCGTGGCGCGGGTTGCTGTATCTCAACGCCCTGCTCGCGCTCGTCAACGTGCTGTTCGTGCTGCAGGGGCGCACGGGGCAGGTCGTCGCGCTGCTCTACATCGCGCTCTTCATCGTGTGGCAGCTCGCGCATCTGCGCAGCGCGCGCGCCGGCGGCATCCGCGTGGCCGCGACGCTCGCCTGCATCGTCGCGTGCGTGGGCCTCGCGTACTACGCGTTCACGGCCAAGGACTCGCGTCTCGCCGACACGGGTCAGGAAATCACCACCTTCGAAACGAAGAACGAAGACACTTCGGCGGGCGTGCGCCTCGAGTTCTATCGCCGCAGCGTCGACCTGTTCGTGCACCGTCCGGTGGCGGGTTATGGCGTGGGCAGCGTGCTGCCCGAGTTCGAGCGCCTCACGAAAAATCAGACTGGCGCGCGGGCCGTCATGGTTGGCAATCCGCACAACGAATTCCTGCTGATGGCGGTGCAGCTCGGCGTGATCGGCGTGGCGCTGTTCGTCTGGCTGCTCGTCGCGCTGTATCGCGAGTGCAAGCGCGTGGAGCCGCTCGCGCGCACGCTGATCTTCGGCTACCTGCTCGCGTTCGTGGCCGGTTGCTTCGCGAACTCGTTGCTGCTCAACTTCACCGAAGGCAGCCTGTTCGTGCTGCTGAGCGGCATTCTGCTCTACAGCCGTCGCAGCGACGACAGCAGGCTCTGA